One genomic region from Halobacteriovoraceae bacterium encodes:
- a CDS encoding ABC transporter substrate-binding protein gives MKKIVLGTTFTALILIGGIYHNQKQSNTKRVEIPYIKAVYSKPVSYDPAQMNDGASLIFSELVYEGLLRFTENYGIKAGIAESWETSEDGKTITFIINSKAKFHNGEKINANDVVASLSRVLAPESKVFKYYDMIKGADEYHAGKSKTLSGIKAIDKKTVTVELESPFPPILYVLAGGTAKILPANKVKNKDFFKKPIGAGPFKVVSESKTDITLTKFDKYHGESPKLSTIILRAIDQDSAMKQAKNGKLHDLSSWPLNGLEDVFKNGQDISTVVADTWIIGFNSRIAPLNDLKVRKSLQASIDNEKFRKTFYPSAAPAYGYVPQGFPGHIEEQPEKKSKVIVPPHTQITITIPFGLEKTAEIAAFFEKDLKEKGWNIKTEILEWTEMMKRYEEKTLHAFLVSMIVDYPDTEFLLNNFASNNPDNYSGVKDSIIDELLVSARKLQDRLKRYKVYEKLASRVNELALSANLFHSRPHYWIHKCVRNFEPNLLAVAYIDYRKVEFDSKCLLGGKK, from the coding sequence TTGAAGAAGATTGTTCTAGGAACAACATTCACAGCACTGATTTTGATTGGGGGAATTTATCACAATCAAAAACAGTCGAATACTAAGCGTGTAGAAATTCCCTACATCAAGGCCGTGTATTCTAAGCCAGTGTCTTATGATCCTGCTCAGATGAATGATGGTGCTTCATTAATATTCTCAGAACTTGTTTATGAGGGTCTGCTGCGCTTTACTGAAAACTATGGGATTAAGGCCGGAATAGCAGAATCATGGGAAACAAGTGAAGATGGCAAAACAATTACCTTCATTATTAATTCAAAAGCAAAATTTCATAATGGTGAAAAAATAAATGCTAACGATGTTGTTGCATCTCTTAGTCGTGTTCTAGCACCTGAAAGCAAAGTTTTTAAATACTATGACATGATAAAAGGTGCTGATGAGTACCATGCAGGGAAAAGTAAAACCCTTTCAGGCATTAAAGCAATTGATAAAAAAACAGTTACTGTAGAGCTAGAGAGTCCATTCCCACCAATTCTTTATGTATTGGCCGGGGGAACTGCAAAAATACTTCCTGCAAATAAGGTCAAGAACAAAGACTTTTTCAAAAAACCTATTGGAGCCGGGCCGTTTAAAGTTGTTTCAGAAAGTAAAACTGACATTACTTTAACGAAATTTGATAAGTATCACGGTGAAAGTCCAAAATTAAGCACAATAATTCTTCGAGCTATAGATCAAGATTCAGCAATGAAACAGGCAAAAAATGGAAAGCTCCACGACTTATCAAGCTGGCCACTAAATGGATTAGAAGATGTTTTTAAAAATGGTCAAGACATCAGCACTGTAGTTGCCGACACATGGATTATTGGGTTTAACTCAAGAATTGCTCCATTAAATGATCTGAAAGTTAGAAAGTCCTTACAAGCAAGTATAGACAATGAAAAGTTTAGAAAAACATTTTATCCAAGTGCTGCTCCTGCTTATGGATATGTGCCTCAAGGTTTTCCGGGCCATATCGAAGAACAACCAGAGAAAAAAAGCAAAGTAATTGTTCCACCTCACACTCAAATTACAATCACTATTCCTTTTGGTCTTGAGAAAACAGCGGAGATAGCGGCTTTCTTTGAAAAAGACCTAAAAGAAAAAGGATGGAATATAAAGACCGAAATTTTGGAATGGACTGAAATGATGAAAAGATATGAAGAAAAAACACTTCATGCTTTTCTAGTTTCAATGATTGTAGATTATCCAGATACAGAGTTTTTACTTAATAATTTTGCTTCAAATAATCCTGACAACTATAGCGGCGTTAAAGATTCAATAATAGATGAACTTCTTGTCAGTGCCCGAAAGCTCCAAGATCGTTTAAAGCGTTATAAGGTGTATGAAAAGTTAGCCAGCAGAGTTAATGAGCTTGCTTTATCTGCAAATCTGTTTCACTCAAGGCCACATTATTGGATTCATAAATGTGTAAGAAACTTTGAGCCAAACCTATTAGCAGTTGCATATATTGATTATCGAAAAGTTGAATTTGATTCAAAATGCTTACTTGGAGGGAAAAAGTGA
- a CDS encoding alpha/beta hydrolase, translating to MKAQVMKNESSKINLVFLSGGPGLSSLSFKPLKELESSFNLHFLDPMGTNSALGVEPTYGNLLNEIENYIQDIPNVILCGHSFGGIQAVEIASKDNSNILGVIAIGSPVSQNAFKVLNKNFDVELTQEQMELSKKLQETPTDEIYKDWFFAYREFYFNPATSSEGISVITDDNVCVKSYSSAIMESSTKEDCLKALKSKNIFKLFITGEVDKVLPPSSAKYEANLGGFDLEVIENAGHFAHYECPKETMNVIKDYLSKMGGIK from the coding sequence ATGAAAGCACAAGTAATGAAAAATGAATCTTCAAAAATAAACTTGGTATTTTTATCTGGTGGGCCGGGTCTTAGTTCTCTGTCTTTTAAGCCATTAAAGGAACTTGAAAGTAGCTTTAACCTACATTTTTTAGACCCTATGGGCACTAATTCTGCACTAGGCGTTGAACCGACTTATGGAAATCTTTTGAATGAAATTGAGAACTATATTCAAGATATACCTAATGTGATTCTTTGTGGGCATTCCTTTGGTGGGATACAGGCTGTTGAGATTGCGAGTAAGGATAACTCAAATATTTTAGGAGTAATTGCAATTGGCTCTCCCGTTTCACAAAATGCTTTCAAAGTCTTGAATAAAAATTTTGATGTGGAATTGACCCAAGAACAAATGGAGCTATCTAAAAAACTACAAGAAACACCGACTGATGAAATATACAAAGATTGGTTTTTTGCTTATAGAGAATTTTATTTTAACCCAGCAACTTCAAGTGAAGGTATTTCTGTAATCACAGATGATAATGTATGCGTAAAAAGCTACAGTTCTGCAATTATGGAAAGCTCCACAAAAGAAGACTGCCTAAAAGCTCTTAAATCAAAAAACATTTTTAAACTTTTTATAACTGGAGAGGTTGATAAGGTTCTACCGCCAAGTTCTGCTAAATATGAGGCTAATCTGGGTGGGTTTGACTTAGAGGTTATAGAAAATGCTGGGCACTTTGCTCATTATGAGTGCCCTAAAGAAACAATGAACGTAATAAAGGATTATCTGTCCAAGATGGGAGGAATTAAATGA
- a CDS encoding metal-sensitive transcriptional regulator produces the protein MAKDIKGADHKSHLSRVNRIEGQVRGVKNMIEEGKYCVDILTQIKAIRSALKGLELQILEGHANHCLMNAVSSGSKKEAKEKINEVMELIKKSSKS, from the coding sequence ATGGCAAAAGATATAAAGGGCGCAGACCACAAATCACACTTATCAAGAGTAAATAGAATTGAAGGTCAAGTTAGAGGCGTTAAAAATATGATTGAAGAGGGAAAGTATTGTGTTGATATACTGACTCAAATAAAGGCTATAAGAAGTGCGCTAAAAGGACTTGAGCTACAAATACTAGAAGGTCATGCCAATCATTGCTTAATGAATGCGGTTAGCTCTGGTTCAAAAAAAGAAGCTAAAGAAAAGATCAACGAGGTTATGGAGCTAATTAAAAAGTCTTCTAAGTCTTAG
- a CDS encoding HAMP domain-containing histidine kinase — protein sequence MIRRTLTFKEYLSKKLVPYRIALPVSLSIVTAFFAAYALLVFYSENDKSFVKAIAPHISTLVETQDGPELQRFITSIADEKKVIINVIKDDEVIASSNDNTLIGKPYFVDGIRVLGIESDLSSRFLISKALTKRDGGPSAMNGEIYLLNPTFDLFSLVIAVTIIVFILSFILLNVLATKIISTAQKSIEPIKDLENSIHELKKFGEVNLNSYLRIEELENIYNAILTTNSQLRVSNERLAEAKGKELAVEAYKKLIHDLHTPVAALKQMIKIINKVGVPEDKKDFAKNRVAEIAEQILFQVKASKGNLKVEINPSDLNINESVKRATGQAQMAMADYENIEIVEKYEPVITELAHDNMMLGRAISNLVVNAIEASRNIVEVAVQKIEEGISISVSDDGEGIEEEMVSLFLQGRGKSKKKNGLGLGLSGANHIVRLHGGKIIYRKSHLGGACFDIRLQG from the coding sequence GTGATAAGAAGAACTTTAACCTTCAAGGAGTATTTATCAAAAAAGTTAGTTCCGTATAGGATCGCGTTACCAGTGTCTTTATCCATTGTAACTGCATTTTTTGCTGCATACGCCCTGTTGGTCTTTTACTCAGAAAATGACAAATCATTTGTGAAAGCAATTGCTCCACATATTTCGACATTAGTTGAAACTCAAGATGGCCCAGAACTGCAAAGGTTCATCACTTCCATTGCAGATGAGAAAAAGGTCATTATTAATGTCATCAAAGATGATGAAGTAATTGCTTCAAGTAATGATAATACACTAATTGGAAAGCCATACTTTGTTGATGGAATTCGAGTTTTAGGAATTGAAAGTGACTTATCTTCAAGGTTTTTAATCTCTAAAGCATTAACTAAAAGAGATGGTGGCCCATCTGCTATGAATGGTGAGATTTATCTATTAAATCCAACATTCGATTTATTCTCTCTGGTTATAGCTGTCACAATCATTGTATTTATTCTCAGCTTTATTCTGCTAAATGTGCTTGCAACAAAAATTATCTCAACGGCACAGAAATCTATTGAGCCAATCAAAGACCTAGAGAATAGCATCCATGAGTTAAAAAAGTTTGGAGAGGTTAATCTAAATAGCTATTTGAGAATTGAAGAATTAGAAAACATCTACAATGCCATTCTAACCACAAATTCTCAACTTAGGGTCAGCAATGAAAGACTGGCCGAAGCTAAGGGTAAAGAACTGGCGGTAGAAGCTTATAAAAAGTTGATTCACGATTTACATACACCAGTTGCAGCTCTGAAACAGATGATAAAAATTATTAACAAAGTTGGTGTCCCTGAAGACAAGAAGGATTTTGCTAAGAACAGGGTTGCAGAAATTGCTGAGCAAATATTATTTCAAGTAAAAGCTTCAAAAGGAAACCTAAAAGTTGAAATAAACCCAAGCGATCTGAATATAAATGAATCAGTGAAAAGAGCAACGGGACAGGCTCAAATGGCAATGGCAGATTATGAAAATATCGAAATTGTAGAAAAGTATGAACCAGTAATAACGGAACTTGCTCACGATAATATGATGCTTGGTCGAGCGATTAGTAATTTAGTTGTTAATGCGATCGAAGCTAGTAGAAATATTGTTGAGGTTGCTGTTCAAAAAATAGAAGAAGGTATCTCTATTTCTGTATCAGATGACGGTGAAGGTATCGAAGAAGAGATGGTATCACTCTTTTTGCAAGGACGAGGAAAATCAAAAAAGAAAAATGGTCTAGGATTAGGCCTATCAGGTGCTAACCATATTGTGAGACTCCACGGGGGGAAAATTATTTACAGGAAATCTCATTTGGGTGGTGCTTGTTTTGACATAAGGTTACAGGGGTAA
- a CDS encoding RNA polymerase sigma factor — translation MGNPFSHLEDEKLMELYKNGENMAFEVIYLRHKDRVYSYLDKRLSDKNVIEDIFQSIFVKFHNSRHLYSSKHPLLKWLYTICRSELLDSIKKNKAKFVQLSEDQLSVEPTELNDKIDLDSIKTLSEKEKQALKLRYYSEEDFIEISKALNTSEANSRKLVSRGIKKLKAKLLGEAT, via the coding sequence ATGGGAAATCCATTTTCACATTTAGAAGATGAAAAGCTCATGGAGCTTTATAAGAATGGTGAAAATATGGCCTTTGAAGTTATTTATTTACGACATAAAGATCGAGTTTATAGCTACCTTGATAAAAGGTTGTCCGATAAGAATGTTATCGAAGATATATTTCAAAGTATTTTTGTTAAGTTCCATAATTCACGACACCTATATAGTAGCAAACACCCACTTTTAAAGTGGTTATATACAATATGTAGAAGTGAGCTTCTTGACTCAATCAAGAAGAATAAAGCTAAGTTTGTTCAGTTAAGTGAAGATCAATTGAGCGTAGAACCAACTGAGCTAAATGACAAAATTGATCTTGATTCGATTAAGACACTCTCAGAAAAAGAAAAACAAGCCCTGAAGCTTCGTTATTACTCCGAAGAAGATTTTATCGAAATCTCTAAGGCCCTTAATACATCTGAGGCCAATTCAAGAAAGCTGGTTTCAAGAGGTATCAAAAAGCTTAAAGCAAAATTACTAGGAGAAGCAACATGA
- a CDS encoding sigma-54-dependent Fis family transcriptional regulator has protein sequence MKKELILLVDDDRGILESSEILLSDEFEICTASSVSEAKEALKDSDIQLAVIDLNFEGHEQDGLSLIDHILKEYHQIPFIVLSGDKDTKRVVEAMKRPLIEFVTKDGDHDETLRLAIRKGIIKKRELDSIKNSSFQFKTKSTEIKKLFRSVDKLLSSNSNASILINGESGTGKEYMAKYIANYLGKRLVAANMASIPRETAESELFGHVKGAFTGATSNKVGLLEQAHNGVFFLDEIGDCSPEIQAKLLRAIQEKEVMPVGSTVPRKVNLRFIAATHHDLDKLVEEGKFRLDLQQRLNTFIFRLPALRNRPEDIDYYATMFINEISNGEYFNVVPSAYQALKEYHWPGNVRELRNIIERALIYTDRRTIDDVIIYKALNISAPKIVEDIKPKFDYEKLKEAEIKSSIIDALNTVKGNKVEGAKVLGVHISTLHRWIKKYNLEELIPHISRGRPSSTQAGAI, from the coding sequence ATGAAGAAAGAATTAATTCTCTTAGTGGACGATGACAGAGGTATTTTAGAAAGTAGTGAGATTTTGCTATCAGATGAATTTGAAATCTGTACAGCTTCAAGCGTATCTGAGGCGAAAGAAGCTCTTAAAGACAGTGATATTCAATTAGCGGTTATTGATCTCAACTTTGAAGGACACGAGCAAGACGGACTATCCCTAATAGATCACATACTCAAAGAATACCATCAGATACCTTTCATTGTACTTAGTGGAGACAAAGATACTAAGCGTGTTGTTGAGGCCATGAAAAGGCCATTGATAGAGTTTGTAACTAAAGATGGCGATCATGATGAAACGCTTAGGCTTGCAATACGAAAAGGTATTATAAAAAAACGTGAGCTTGATAGTATCAAAAATAGTAGTTTTCAGTTTAAGACCAAATCAACAGAAATTAAGAAGCTGTTTAGAAGCGTTGATAAACTATTATCAAGCAATAGTAATGCCTCGATATTAATTAATGGGGAATCTGGCACAGGTAAAGAATACATGGCCAAGTATATTGCAAACTACCTTGGAAAACGTCTTGTCGCAGCAAATATGGCCAGCATTCCTAGAGAAACGGCTGAGTCTGAATTATTTGGTCACGTTAAAGGTGCATTTACTGGCGCAACTTCAAACAAGGTTGGATTACTTGAGCAAGCTCACAATGGAGTTTTCTTTCTTGATGAGATTGGGGATTGCTCTCCAGAAATACAGGCAAAACTTTTAAGAGCCATTCAAGAAAAAGAAGTAATGCCTGTAGGCTCTACTGTTCCAAGGAAAGTAAATCTGAGGTTCATTGCAGCTACACATCACGACCTTGATAAATTGGTTGAAGAAGGAAAATTTAGATTAGACCTTCAGCAGAGATTAAATACATTTATATTCAGGTTGCCTGCTTTGAGGAATAGGCCTGAAGATATAGATTATTACGCAACGATGTTTATAAATGAAATTTCAAATGGCGAATATTTTAATGTGGTTCCATCTGCTTATCAGGCGTTAAAAGAATATCACTGGCCGGGAAATGTCAGAGAGCTTAGAAATATCATTGAACGTGCCCTTATATACACTGATCGTAGAACGATAGATGATGTGATTATTTATAAAGCATTGAACATCTCAGCACCAAAAATAGTTGAAGATATTAAGCCTAAGTTTGATTACGAGAAGCTGAAGGAAGCTGAAATAAAGTCTAGTATCATTGACGCACTAAACACAGTAAAAGGAAATAAAGTTGAGGGTGCAAAGGTTCTCGGTGTTCATATCTCAACACTGCATAGATGGATTAAGAAGTACAATCTCGAAGAACTAATTCCCCATATTAGTCGCGGAAGACCATCTTCAACTCAAGCAGGGGCTATATGA
- a CDS encoding heavy-metal-associated domain-containing protein — protein MKTLNIEVEGMNCGGCVNKISNHFQIIDGISDTKVSLERQTVTIISDESLSNMKIRNDLIELGFSVKSIKKV, from the coding sequence ATGAAAACACTAAATATTGAAGTTGAAGGTATGAATTGTGGTGGCTGTGTAAATAAAATTTCAAATCATTTTCAAATTATAGACGGTATCTCGGACACGAAAGTAAGCCTTGAAAGGCAAACGGTTACGATTATTTCAGATGAGAGCCTTTCAAATATGAAGATTAGAAATGATCTGATCGAGCTTGGCTTTAGCGTTAAGAGTATTAAAAAGGTCTAA
- a CDS encoding TraC family protein, with the protein MSQSLKDKLPYWHFDNDIMVFEDGSLGFGYKLEGFDINCTTSEKINQLSTNLEHLLTGIEEGLSIQFFYKVSSDYQEKINEHENISINAPAIYQDVTEARTEFLKTNMEYHNYFKSDVYLFIRSEKHKYSKQKFWESLKKYEPIFKTEYDAFKKKFLRTNKQVENALNHCDLSPKKLNAVDWHNVCFEYFNLERKQNLGSPKYRDESFYLSPDFKEQISLTDVSFSKDHLEIGKKKFRVITLGLLPEGVTHAAMIHNFTKLPFHFWLSQGVKIEDQKKELERLQLQRRIAHSMASGSKNVSDIESESKLGQIEELIKELLDGSEKLVSMNMSLTIWDESLEELDNKTDMVLKAFKGLNQSEGLLETYPSLDAFLGSGPGVCKGLRNKKVKSSNASHLCPIYGNWKGNNKAVCLLPTRDYSLFSLDPFAKELPNWNGLIFGGSGAGKSFSICQLMLQFYGQNPTPKIVWIDNGASSQRLLEVLDGEFIDLNIDSKICLNMFDLNGEDAPSTSKVKLILAALESILKDEDSRGLPKRDKALLEEAIFMTYDKVKKRTPVLSDLKSVLENHHHSEMKKYSEILYSWTGNTAFGRMLDGQSNVTLNKDLITIEMKGLDTYPDLQNVFLLLFTDFIKNEASKDTSKPYLLIIDEAWKLFETQSGLSFTLEAYRTFRKFNGGIWCISQNYKDFLSNQDIKNAVFPNTSSVFILRQRKIDWEDFQKTMDFSEDETEVIKSLELVKGEYSEFLYMQDERKVILRLIPDPLSYWICTTDGSDKAMIDKMKVKYPELKTIDVLKKIAYGELEAA; encoded by the coding sequence ATGAGTCAAAGTTTAAAAGATAAATTACCTTATTGGCATTTTGATAATGACATTATGGTATTTGAGGATGGAAGTTTAGGCTTTGGATATAAACTTGAGGGTTTTGATATTAACTGCACAACAAGTGAAAAGATCAATCAACTCTCAACAAATTTAGAGCATTTGCTGACAGGAATTGAAGAAGGTTTAAGTATTCAATTCTTTTACAAGGTTAGCTCAGACTACCAAGAAAAGATAAATGAACACGAGAACATTTCAATCAATGCGCCAGCTATCTACCAAGATGTCACAGAGGCAAGAACTGAGTTTTTAAAGACTAATATGGAATACCATAATTACTTTAAAAGTGATGTTTATCTGTTCATCAGAAGTGAAAAACATAAGTATTCTAAGCAAAAGTTTTGGGAATCATTAAAGAAATATGAGCCTATATTTAAAACTGAATATGATGCCTTTAAAAAGAAGTTTTTAAGAACAAACAAGCAAGTTGAAAATGCTTTAAATCACTGCGACTTATCACCTAAAAAGTTGAATGCAGTTGACTGGCATAATGTTTGTTTTGAATATTTCAACCTTGAAAGAAAACAAAATCTAGGTTCACCAAAGTATCGAGACGAGAGTTTCTATCTTTCACCTGACTTTAAAGAGCAAATATCCTTAACAGATGTTAGTTTCTCAAAAGATCATCTTGAAATAGGAAAGAAAAAGTTTCGTGTAATCACACTAGGCTTATTGCCCGAAGGTGTTACTCATGCAGCAATGATTCATAATTTCACAAAACTGCCTTTTCACTTTTGGCTATCTCAAGGCGTCAAGATTGAAGATCAAAAGAAAGAACTAGAAAGACTACAGCTACAAAGAAGAATTGCACATTCTATGGCATCTGGAAGTAAAAATGTGTCAGATATCGAATCAGAGAGCAAGCTTGGTCAAATTGAAGAATTAATCAAAGAGTTACTTGATGGTTCAGAGAAATTAGTTTCCATGAATATGAGTTTAACGATCTGGGACGAAAGTCTTGAAGAGTTAGACAATAAGACTGACATGGTTCTAAAAGCATTTAAAGGTTTAAATCAAAGCGAAGGATTACTTGAAACCTATCCCTCTCTTGACGCTTTTCTTGGTTCCGGGCCGGGAGTTTGTAAGGGATTACGAAATAAAAAAGTAAAAAGCTCCAACGCTAGTCATTTATGTCCTATTTATGGGAATTGGAAAGGAAACAATAAAGCAGTTTGCTTGTTACCAACAAGAGACTATTCACTATTTTCTTTAGACCCATTTGCTAAAGAGCTACCGAACTGGAATGGTTTAATCTTTGGAGGTTCTGGTGCAGGTAAAAGTTTTTCGATTTGCCAGTTAATGCTCCAATTCTATGGTCAAAATCCAACTCCAAAAATTGTATGGATTGACAATGGTGCTTCCTCTCAGCGTTTACTCGAAGTTCTTGATGGCGAATTTATTGACCTCAATATTGATTCTAAAATATGTCTTAATATGTTCGATCTTAATGGTGAAGATGCCCCTTCGACTTCAAAAGTGAAGCTTATTTTAGCTGCTCTTGAATCCATACTAAAAGATGAGGATAGCCGTGGACTACCTAAAAGAGATAAAGCATTACTGGAAGAAGCAATTTTTATGACTTATGACAAAGTGAAAAAGAGAACCCCTGTTTTAAGTGATCTAAAGTCAGTTTTGGAAAATCATCATCACTCAGAAATGAAAAAATATTCTGAAATTCTTTATTCATGGACAGGAAATACAGCTTTTGGACGAATGCTTGATGGTCAAAGTAATGTCACTCTAAATAAAGACCTCATTACTATAGAGATGAAAGGCCTAGACACTTATCCAGACCTTCAAAATGTTTTTCTTTTGTTGTTTACAGACTTTATTAAGAATGAGGCCTCAAAAGATACATCAAAGCCTTATCTTCTAATTATAGATGAAGCTTGGAAACTTTTTGAAACTCAAAGTGGATTGAGTTTTACACTTGAGGCATATCGAACCTTTAGAAAGTTTAACGGTGGTATTTGGTGTATTAGCCAGAACTATAAAGACTTTTTAAGCAATCAAGATATTAAAAATGCTGTATTTCCAAATACCAGTAGTGTTTTTATCTTGAGGCAAAGAAAAATTGACTGGGAAGACTTTCAAAAAACAATGGATTTCTCAGAGGATGAGACAGAAGTAATTAAAAGTTTAGAACTTGTTAAGGGAGAATATTCTGAATTTCTCTATATGCAAGATGAAAGAAAAGTTATTTTACGTCTTATTCCTGACCCTCTTAGTTATTGGATATGCACAACCGATGGAAGCGACAAAGCAATGATCGACAAGATGAAGGTTAAATATCCAGAGCTTAAAACAATAGATGTACTAAAAAAGATCGCCTATGGCGAATTGGAGGCAGCATAA
- the cadA gene encoding cadmium-translocating P-type ATPase: METISLKIEGMSCASCASTIEKEVASLEGVKSSNVNFAVETGRFEVQDFSIRDKVIEKIKSLGYSATGDEKVSKDAEKIDENFYKFVISIVLAMMIFALAMWPLKGWPSKSINWYLQLVLCAPIWGWVGLKFQKSFLHFLRSGKSNMNTLIGLGTTAAFLYSLFITIFSDYSIQMGLTQKVYFEAVGFIISFVYLGQYFEEKAKRKTTEALNSLFQLSSKNATIVVNGDLKEVKIEDVKVGDLIRVKPGEKFPVDGKIVKGESAIDESMISGEPIPISKQSGDKVFTGTINGDSIIEYRATKVGNDTFLSQIINFVEQAQNSKPEIQKYADKISSVFTPVVIVISIITFLAWFFVGPMPIWGNSVSNFIAVLVIACPCALGLATPTAVVVATGRASLKGLLIGGGDIIEKAVGIDTIIFDKTGTITEGKPSVIEVNFKDHDDSILKDVASIEQFSEHPLSKAIVKYAKEKGLALNEPDSFEIVKGKGLKAEIDGKDYLIGNEKLLNENGVVLDESLTLKQVGSFVFISLSGKHIGSIVIGDKIKVSSKETINHLKKRGIETWMITGDNEIIAESVSKELGIDHFIANALPLEKSTQLEKLQADGKIVAMVGDGVNDAPALAKANLSMAMGTGTDVAINASDVTIVKGDLSKALEFIELSEGTMKIIKQNLFLSMIYNTLLIPIAAGVLVIFGGPMMPPVLASVAMALSSISVVSNSLRIKNLI; encoded by the coding sequence ATGGAAACGATTTCTCTTAAAATTGAGGGGATGAGTTGTGCTAGTTGTGCCAGCACAATAGAGAAGGAAGTGGCTTCGCTGGAAGGTGTGAAAAGCTCAAACGTTAATTTTGCTGTTGAAACTGGCCGGTTTGAGGTTCAAGACTTTAGCATTAGAGATAAAGTTATTGAAAAGATAAAATCTCTTGGTTACTCAGCAACAGGTGATGAAAAAGTAAGTAAAGATGCAGAAAAGATTGATGAAAACTTTTATAAGTTTGTGATCTCGATTGTTTTGGCAATGATGATATTCGCTCTGGCCATGTGGCCTTTGAAAGGATGGCCATCTAAGAGTATTAACTGGTATTTACAATTAGTCTTATGTGCCCCAATTTGGGGATGGGTTGGTTTAAAGTTCCAAAAGTCATTCCTTCATTTTCTTCGATCTGGTAAGTCTAATATGAATACTTTAATTGGGCTTGGAACTACAGCAGCTTTTCTTTATAGTCTTTTTATAACGATATTTTCAGACTATTCAATTCAAATGGGGCTTACTCAAAAAGTTTACTTTGAGGCTGTAGGATTTATCATTTCATTTGTTTATTTAGGTCAATACTTTGAAGAGAAGGCGAAGAGAAAGACTACAGAAGCTCTAAATTCTCTTTTTCAGTTAAGTTCTAAGAATGCAACGATTGTAGTTAATGGTGATTTAAAAGAAGTTAAAATAGAAGATGTAAAAGTTGGTGACTTAATTAGGGTTAAACCTGGGGAGAAATTTCCAGTTGATGGCAAAATTGTCAAAGGTGAATCTGCAATTGATGAGTCAATGATTTCGGGAGAGCCAATTCCAATATCTAAACAAAGTGGAGATAAAGTTTTTACAGGAACAATAAATGGTGACAGTATTATTGAATATAGGGCGACTAAAGTAGGTAATGATACCTTCTTATCTCAAATCATAAACTTTGTAGAGCAAGCGCAAAACTCAAAACCTGAAATTCAGAAATATGCTGATAAAATTAGCTCAGTTTTTACTCCTGTAGTTATAGTAATCTCAATTATTACATTTCTAGCTTGGTTCTTTGTTGGGCCAATGCCTATTTGGGGAAATTCTGTTTCTAATTTTATCGCAGTCCTTGTAATTGCTTGTCCCTGCGCTTTAGGACTTGCAACGCCTACCGCTGTTGTTGTAGCAACAGGTCGCGCATCGCTAAAAGGTTTATTAATTGGTGGTGGAGATATTATTGAAAAGGCGGTGGGTATTGATACGATTATTTTCGATAAAACTGGAACTATTACTGAAGGAAAGCCTTCTGTTATTGAAGTAAATTTTAAAGATCATGATGATTCTATTTTAAAAGACGTTGCATCTATAGAACAATTCTCAGAGCATCCTCTTTCAAAAGCAATTGTTAAATATGCTAAAGAAAAAGGCTTAGCATTAAATGAACCCGATAGTTTTGAAATAGTTAAAGGTAAAGGCTTAAAAGCAGAAATAGATGGAAAAGATTATCTTATAGGTAATGAAAAGCTGTTGAATGAAAATGGCGTAGTCCTTGACGAGAGCCTTACGTTAAAACAAGTTGGAAGTTTTGTTTTTATATCATTGAGTGGTAAACATATTGGTTCAATAGTTATCGGTGACAAGATTAAAGTCTCTTCTAAAGAAACAATTAATCATCTAAAAAAGCGTGGAATTGAAACTTGGATGATTACAGGTGATAACGAAATCATTGCTGAATCTGTTTCTAAAGAGCTAGGTATAGACCATTTTATTGCAAATGCACTTCCTCTTGAAAAATCAACTCAGTTAGAAAAGCTACAAGCTGATGGGAAAATTGTCGCAATGGTTGGTGATGGAGTTAATGATGCTCCAGCTCTAGCAAAGGCAAATCTTTCTATGGCAATGGGAACTGGTACTGATGTGGCGATAAACGCTTCAGACGTTACAATTGTAAAAGGTGATCTTTCAAAAGCTTTGGAGTTTATAGAATTATCTGAAGGGACAATGAAGATTATTAAACAAAATCTTTTTCTCTCCATGATTTACAACACGTTACTAATACCAATTGCAGCAGGAGTTCTAGTTATCTTTGGTGGCCCAATGATGCCACCTGTTTTGGCAAGTGTAGCTATGGCCCTGAGTAGTATTTCTGTTGTTTCAAATAGCCTTAGAATTAAGAATTTGATATGA